A single window of Solea solea chromosome 9, fSolSol10.1, whole genome shotgun sequence DNA harbors:
- the LOC131465100 gene encoding ephrin type-B receptor 3-like isoform X10 — protein MDYFLILCSVLLPLVSAVEETLMDTKWATTELAWTAHPETGWEEVSGYDDAMNPIRTYQVCNVRELNQNNWLRSDFIPRKDVLRVYVEMKFTVRDCNSIPNIPGSCKETFNLFYYESDSDSATATSPFWMENPYVKVDTIAPDESFSMLESGRVNTKVRSFGPLSKAGFYLAFQDLGACMSLISVRVFYKKCSTTIANFAVFPETATGAEATSLVIAPGTCVPNAVEVSVPLKLYCNGDGEWMVPVGACTCSAGFEPAMKDTQCQACSPGTFKSKQGDGFCLPCPANSRASSGAASVCSCRNGFYRSDTDSPDTPCTTVPSAPRSVISSVNETSLVLEWSEPRELGGRDDIFYNVICKKCLPERGMCSRCDDNVDISPRHLGLTQRRVAVRNLQAHTQYSFEIQAVNGVSHKSPYTPHFSSVNITTNQAAPSAVPTVHLMVATASTMSLSWLPPEKPNGIILDYEIKYHEKVSSNDQGEAIAHTMTAQRSNARIEGLKAGTPYVVQVRARTVAGYGRYSSPADFGTNLQSDPPKSWQEQLPLIVGSITATLVFIIAVVVIAIVCLRKQRNGSESEYTEKLQQYITPGMKVYIDPFTYEDPNEAVREFAKEIDVSCVKIEEVIGAGEFGEVCRGRLKLPGRREIIVAIKTLKVGYTDRQRRDFLSEASIMGQFDHPNIIRLEGVVTKSRPVMIVTEFMENGALDSFLRLNDGQFTVIQLVGMLRGIAAGMKYLSDMNYVHRDLAARNILVNSNLVCKVSDFGLSRFLEDDATDPTYTSSLGGKIPIRWTAPEAIAYRKFTSASDVWSYGIVMWEVMSYGERPYWDMSNQDVINAVEQDYRLPPPMDCPTALHQLMLDCWVKERNLRPKFTQIVATLDKLIRNAASLKVVTNSAQSTGVSQPLLDRCIPDYTTFTTVGDWLDAIKMSRYRDNFVNAGFASFDLVAQMTAEDLLRIGVTLAGHQKKILGSIQDMRLQMNQTLPVQV, from the exons TGGGAGGAAGTGAGTGGCTATGATGATGCCATGAACCCCATCAGGACTTACCAAGTCTGCAATGTACGCGAGCTCAACCAGAATAACTGGCTGCGCAGTGACTTCATACCACGGAAGGATGTGCTGCGTGTCTATGTGGAAATGAAATTCACTGTGCGTGATTGCAACAGCATTCCCAACATCCCAGGTTCCTGCAAAGAGACCTTTAACCTCTTTTACTATGAGTCTGACTCAGACTCAGCTACAGCCACCAGTCCTTTCTGGATGGAAAACCCTTATGTCAAGGTGGACACCATTGCCCCAGACGAGAGCTTCTCCATGCTTGAATCGGGCAGGGTAAACACAAAGGTCCGAAGTTTCGGGCCACTGTCAAAAGCTGGGTTCTACTTGGCCTTCCAGGACCTTGGGGCTTGCATGTCACTCATCTCAGTTCGGGTGTTTTATAAGAAATGCTCCACCACAATCGCCAACTTTGCAGTTTTCCCAGAGACAGCAACTGGGGCTGAGGCAACGTCCTTGGTAATTGCACCAGGAACTTGTGTTCCGAATGCCGTTGAGGTGTCTGTGCCACTGAAGCTTTATTGCAATGGTGATGGGGAGTGGATGGTTCCTGTAGGAGCCTGCACCTGTTCGGCTGGTTTTGAACCAGCAATGAAGGATACCCAATGTCAAg CCTGCAGCCCTGGCACCTTCAAGTCCAAACAGGGGGACGGCTTCTGCTTGCCCTGTCCAGCCAACAGTCGTGCCAGCTCGGGAGCAGCCAGCGTTTGCTCCTGTCGTAATGGTTTCTACCGATCAGACACAGACTCTCCGGACACCCCCTGTACCA CTGTTCCCTCCGCGCCACGAAGTGTCATCTCCAGTGTGAATGAAACGTCGCTTGTGCTAGAATGGAGTGAGCCACGGGAATTGGGTGGCCGCGACGACATCTTCTACAATGTCATCTGTAAGAAGTGTCTGCCCGAGCGGGGGATGTGCTCCCGTTGTGACGACAATGTCGACATCTCGCCTCGCCACCTGGGCCTGACCCAGCGCCGCGTGGCTGTCCGCAACCTGCAAGCCCACACACAATACAGCTTCGAGATCCAGGCGGTCAACGGCGTTTCCCACAAGAGCCCTTACACACCTCATTTCTCTTCAGTGAATATCACTACAAATCAGGCTG CTCCATCTGCAGTACCCACGGTTCACCTGATGGTGGCCACAGCAAGCACAATGAGTCTGTCCTGGCTGCCTCCAGAGAAACCAAATGGAATCATTCTAGATTATGAGATTAAGTACCATGAGAAGGTAAGCAGCAAT GATCAAGGTGAGGCCATTGCCCATACCATGACTGCCCAGCGGAGCAATGCACGTATTGAAGGTCTGAAGGCTGGTACGCCTTATGTGGTTCAAGTTCGGGCCCGAACAGTGGCCGGTTATGGACGCTACAGCAGCCCAGCTGACTTCGGCACCAACTTGCAAA GTGACCCTCCGAAGTCATGGCAGGAGCAGTTGCCACTAATCGTGGGATCAATCACCGCCACTTTGGTCTTCATCATTGCAGTCGTGGTCATTGCAATCGTATGCCTCAG aaagcagagaaatggtTCGGAGTCGGAGTACACAGAGAAACTGCAGCAGTACA TAACGCCGGGAATGAAAGTCTACATTGACCCCTTCACCTATGAGGACCCCAACGAAGCTGTTCGCGAGTTTGCCAAGGAGATCGATGTCTCCTGTGTGAAGATCGAGGAGGTCATCGGCGCAG GAGAGTTTGGGGAGGTATGTCGTGGTCGCCTCAAGCTGCCTGGGCGCCGGGAGATCATTGTTGCAATCAAAACACTGAAGGTGGGCTACACTGACCGCCAAAGAAGAGACTTCCTGTCCGAGGCTTCCATCATGGGCCAGTTTGACCACCCCAACATCATCCGCCTGGAAGGTGTAGTCACCAAGAGTCGGCCAGTGATGATTGTGACTGAGTTTATGGAGAATGGGGCGCTGGACTCTTTCCTAAGG CTCAATGATGGACAGTTTACAGTGATCCAGCTGGTGGGCATGCTGCGTGGTATCGCAGCAGGCATGAAGTACTTGTCAGACATGAACTATGTGCACAGAGACTTGGCTGCTCGTAACATCCTGGTCAACAGTAATCTGGTGTGTAAGGTGTCTGACTTTGGACTTTCTCGCTTCCTCGAGGATGATGCCACGGACCCCACCTACACGAGCTCACTG GGAGGGAAGATTCCCATTCGCTGGACAGCTCCAGAGGCAATTGCTTACAGGAAGTTCACCTCGGCCAGTGACGTGTGGAGCTACGGAATTGTCATGTGGGAAGTGATGTCGTATGGCGAACGGCCGTACTGGGACATGAGCAATCAAGAT GTGATAAATGCCGTGGAGCAGGACTATCGACTGCCCCCACCCATGGACTGCCCCACAGCACTGCACCAGCTCATGTTGGACTGCTGGGTAAAAGAGAGGAACCTGCGACCCAAATTCACCCAGATTGTGGCCACACTGGATAAGCTTATCCGCAATGCTGCCAGCCTCAAGGTGGTCACTAACAGCGCACAGTCCACTGG GGTGTCCCAGCCCTTGCTTGACCGCTGCATCCCAGACTATACCACTTTCACCACTGTGGGGGACTGGCTGGATGCCATCAAGATGAGCCGCTACCGTGACAACTTTGTCAATGCTGGATTTGCTTCCTTTGACCTGGTGGCCCAGATGAcagcaga GGACTTGCTGCGGATAGGGGTGACACTGGCTGGCCATCAAAAGAAGATTCTTGGTAGCATTCAGGACATGAGACTACAGATGAACCAAACTCTTCCTGTCCAGGTGTGA
- the LOC131465100 gene encoding ephrin type-B receptor 3-like isoform X3, producing MDYFLILCSVLLPLVSAVEETLMDTKWATTELAWTAHPETGWEEVSGYDDAMNPIRTYQVCNVRELNQNNWLRSDFIPRKDVLRVYVEMKFTVRDCNSIPNIPGSCKETFNLFYYESDSDSATATSPFWMENPYVKVDTIAPDESFSMLESGRVNTKVRSFGPLSKAGFYLAFQDLGACMSLISVRVFYKKCSTTIANFAVFPETATGAEATSLVIAPGTCVPNAVEVSVPLKLYCNGDGEWMVPVGACTCSAGFEPAMKDTQCQACSPGTFKSKQGDGFCLPCPANSRASSGAASVCSCRNGFYRSDTDSPDTPCTTVPSAPRSVISSVNETSLVLEWSEPRELGGRDDIFYNVICKKCLPERGMCSRCDDNVDISPRHLGLTQRRVAVRNLQAHTQYSFEIQAVNGVSHKSPYTPHFSSVNITTNQAAPSAVPTVHLMVATASTMSLSWLPPEKPNGIILDYEIKYHEKVSSNDQGEAIAHTMTAQRSNARIEGLKAGTPYVVQVRARTVAGYGRYSSPADFGTNLQSDPPKSWQEQLPLIVGSITATLVFIIAVVVIAIVCLRKQRNGSESEYTEKLQQYITPGMKVYIDPFTYEDPNEAVREFAKEIDVSCVKIEEVIGAGNPPKLLSYRGKAASHLQAIPLEDFTSSGEFGEVCRGRLKLPGRREIIVAIKTLKVGYTDRQRRDFLSEASIMGQFDHPNIIRLEGVVTKSRPVMIVTEFMENGALDSFLRLNDGQFTVIQLVGMLRGIAAGMKYLSDMNYVHRDLAARNILVNSNLVCKVSDFGLSRFLEDDATDPTYTSSLYFMLTYSFAYPQGGKIPIRWTAPEAIAYRKFTSASDVWSYGIVMWEVMSYGERPYWDMSNQDVINAVEQDYRLPPPMDCPTALHQLMLDCWVKERNLRPKFTQIVATLDKLIRNAASLKVVTNSAQSTGVSQPLLDRCIPDYTTFTTVGDWLDAIKMSRYRDNFVNAGFASFDLVAQMTAEDLLRIGVTLAGHQKKILGSIQDMRLQMNQTLPVQV from the exons TGGGAGGAAGTGAGTGGCTATGATGATGCCATGAACCCCATCAGGACTTACCAAGTCTGCAATGTACGCGAGCTCAACCAGAATAACTGGCTGCGCAGTGACTTCATACCACGGAAGGATGTGCTGCGTGTCTATGTGGAAATGAAATTCACTGTGCGTGATTGCAACAGCATTCCCAACATCCCAGGTTCCTGCAAAGAGACCTTTAACCTCTTTTACTATGAGTCTGACTCAGACTCAGCTACAGCCACCAGTCCTTTCTGGATGGAAAACCCTTATGTCAAGGTGGACACCATTGCCCCAGACGAGAGCTTCTCCATGCTTGAATCGGGCAGGGTAAACACAAAGGTCCGAAGTTTCGGGCCACTGTCAAAAGCTGGGTTCTACTTGGCCTTCCAGGACCTTGGGGCTTGCATGTCACTCATCTCAGTTCGGGTGTTTTATAAGAAATGCTCCACCACAATCGCCAACTTTGCAGTTTTCCCAGAGACAGCAACTGGGGCTGAGGCAACGTCCTTGGTAATTGCACCAGGAACTTGTGTTCCGAATGCCGTTGAGGTGTCTGTGCCACTGAAGCTTTATTGCAATGGTGATGGGGAGTGGATGGTTCCTGTAGGAGCCTGCACCTGTTCGGCTGGTTTTGAACCAGCAATGAAGGATACCCAATGTCAAg CCTGCAGCCCTGGCACCTTCAAGTCCAAACAGGGGGACGGCTTCTGCTTGCCCTGTCCAGCCAACAGTCGTGCCAGCTCGGGAGCAGCCAGCGTTTGCTCCTGTCGTAATGGTTTCTACCGATCAGACACAGACTCTCCGGACACCCCCTGTACCA CTGTTCCCTCCGCGCCACGAAGTGTCATCTCCAGTGTGAATGAAACGTCGCTTGTGCTAGAATGGAGTGAGCCACGGGAATTGGGTGGCCGCGACGACATCTTCTACAATGTCATCTGTAAGAAGTGTCTGCCCGAGCGGGGGATGTGCTCCCGTTGTGACGACAATGTCGACATCTCGCCTCGCCACCTGGGCCTGACCCAGCGCCGCGTGGCTGTCCGCAACCTGCAAGCCCACACACAATACAGCTTCGAGATCCAGGCGGTCAACGGCGTTTCCCACAAGAGCCCTTACACACCTCATTTCTCTTCAGTGAATATCACTACAAATCAGGCTG CTCCATCTGCAGTACCCACGGTTCACCTGATGGTGGCCACAGCAAGCACAATGAGTCTGTCCTGGCTGCCTCCAGAGAAACCAAATGGAATCATTCTAGATTATGAGATTAAGTACCATGAGAAGGTAAGCAGCAAT GATCAAGGTGAGGCCATTGCCCATACCATGACTGCCCAGCGGAGCAATGCACGTATTGAAGGTCTGAAGGCTGGTACGCCTTATGTGGTTCAAGTTCGGGCCCGAACAGTGGCCGGTTATGGACGCTACAGCAGCCCAGCTGACTTCGGCACCAACTTGCAAA GTGACCCTCCGAAGTCATGGCAGGAGCAGTTGCCACTAATCGTGGGATCAATCACCGCCACTTTGGTCTTCATCATTGCAGTCGTGGTCATTGCAATCGTATGCCTCAG aaagcagagaaatggtTCGGAGTCGGAGTACACAGAGAAACTGCAGCAGTACA TAACGCCGGGAATGAAAGTCTACATTGACCCCTTCACCTATGAGGACCCCAACGAAGCTGTTCGCGAGTTTGCCAAGGAGATCGATGTCTCCTGTGTGAAGATCGAGGAGGTCATCGGCGCAGGTAACCCACCAAAGCTCCTGAGCTACAGGGGGAAGGCTGCTAGTCACCTCCAGGCCATACCATTAGAGGACTTCACATCAAGCG GAGAGTTTGGGGAGGTATGTCGTGGTCGCCTCAAGCTGCCTGGGCGCCGGGAGATCATTGTTGCAATCAAAACACTGAAGGTGGGCTACACTGACCGCCAAAGAAGAGACTTCCTGTCCGAGGCTTCCATCATGGGCCAGTTTGACCACCCCAACATCATCCGCCTGGAAGGTGTAGTCACCAAGAGTCGGCCAGTGATGATTGTGACTGAGTTTATGGAGAATGGGGCGCTGGACTCTTTCCTAAGG CTCAATGATGGACAGTTTACAGTGATCCAGCTGGTGGGCATGCTGCGTGGTATCGCAGCAGGCATGAAGTACTTGTCAGACATGAACTATGTGCACAGAGACTTGGCTGCTCGTAACATCCTGGTCAACAGTAATCTGGTGTGTAAGGTGTCTGACTTTGGACTTTCTCGCTTCCTCGAGGATGATGCCACGGACCCCACCTACACGAGCTCACTG TATTTCATGCTCACCTACTCATTCGCATATCCACAGGGAGGGAAGATTCCCATTCGCTGGACAGCTCCAGAGGCAATTGCTTACAGGAAGTTCACCTCGGCCAGTGACGTGTGGAGCTACGGAATTGTCATGTGGGAAGTGATGTCGTATGGCGAACGGCCGTACTGGGACATGAGCAATCAAGAT GTGATAAATGCCGTGGAGCAGGACTATCGACTGCCCCCACCCATGGACTGCCCCACAGCACTGCACCAGCTCATGTTGGACTGCTGGGTAAAAGAGAGGAACCTGCGACCCAAATTCACCCAGATTGTGGCCACACTGGATAAGCTTATCCGCAATGCTGCCAGCCTCAAGGTGGTCACTAACAGCGCACAGTCCACTGG GGTGTCCCAGCCCTTGCTTGACCGCTGCATCCCAGACTATACCACTTTCACCACTGTGGGGGACTGGCTGGATGCCATCAAGATGAGCCGCTACCGTGACAACTTTGTCAATGCTGGATTTGCTTCCTTTGACCTGGTGGCCCAGATGAcagcaga GGACTTGCTGCGGATAGGGGTGACACTGGCTGGCCATCAAAAGAAGATTCTTGGTAGCATTCAGGACATGAGACTACAGATGAACCAAACTCTTCCTGTCCAGGTGTGA
- the LOC131465100 gene encoding ephrin type-B receptor 3-like isoform X7, with protein sequence MDYFLILCSVLLPLVSAVEETLMDTKWATTELAWTAHPETGWEEVSGYDDAMNPIRTYQVCNVRELNQNNWLRSDFIPRKDVLRVYVEMKFTVRDCNSIPNIPGSCKETFNLFYYESDSDSATATSPFWMENPYVKVDTIAPDESFSMLESGRVNTKVRSFGPLSKAGFYLAFQDLGACMSLISVRVFYKKCSTTIANFAVFPETATGAEATSLVIAPGTCVPNAVEVSVPLKLYCNGDGEWMVPVGACTCSAGFEPAMKDTQCQACSPGTFKSKQGDGFCLPCPANSRASSGAASVCSCRNGFYRSDTDSPDTPCTTVPSAPRSVISSVNETSLVLEWSEPRELGGRDDIFYNVICKKCLPERGMCSRCDDNVDISPRHLGLTQRRVAVRNLQAHTQYSFEIQAVNGVSHKSPYTPHFSSVNITTNQAAPSAVPTVHLMVATASTMSLSWLPPEKPNGIILDYEIKYHEKVSSNDQGEAIAHTMTAQRSNARIEGLKAGTPYVVQVRARTVAGYGRYSSPADFGTNLQSDPPKSWQEQLPLIVGSITATLVFIIAVVVIAIVCLRKQRNGSESEYTEKLQQYITPGMKVYIDPFTYEDPNEAVREFAKEIDVSCVKIEEVIGAGEFGEVCRGRLKLPGRREIIVAIKTLKVGYTDRQRRDFLSEASIMGQFDHPNIIRLEGVVTKSRPVMIVTEFMENGALDSFLRLNDGQFTVIQLVGMLRGIAAGMKYLSDMNYVHRDLAARNILVNSNLVCKVSDFGLSRFLEDDATDPTYTSSLYFMLTYSFAYPQGGKIPIRWTAPEAIAYRKFTSASDVWSYGIVMWEVMSYGERPYWDMSNQDVINAVEQDYRLPPPMDCPTALHQLMLDCWVKERNLRPKFTQIVATLDKLIRNAASLKVVTNSAQSTGVSQPLLDRCIPDYTTFTTVGDWLDAIKMSRYRDNFVNAGFASFDLVAQMTAEDLLRIGVTLAGHQKKILGSIQDMRLQMNQTLPVQV encoded by the exons TGGGAGGAAGTGAGTGGCTATGATGATGCCATGAACCCCATCAGGACTTACCAAGTCTGCAATGTACGCGAGCTCAACCAGAATAACTGGCTGCGCAGTGACTTCATACCACGGAAGGATGTGCTGCGTGTCTATGTGGAAATGAAATTCACTGTGCGTGATTGCAACAGCATTCCCAACATCCCAGGTTCCTGCAAAGAGACCTTTAACCTCTTTTACTATGAGTCTGACTCAGACTCAGCTACAGCCACCAGTCCTTTCTGGATGGAAAACCCTTATGTCAAGGTGGACACCATTGCCCCAGACGAGAGCTTCTCCATGCTTGAATCGGGCAGGGTAAACACAAAGGTCCGAAGTTTCGGGCCACTGTCAAAAGCTGGGTTCTACTTGGCCTTCCAGGACCTTGGGGCTTGCATGTCACTCATCTCAGTTCGGGTGTTTTATAAGAAATGCTCCACCACAATCGCCAACTTTGCAGTTTTCCCAGAGACAGCAACTGGGGCTGAGGCAACGTCCTTGGTAATTGCACCAGGAACTTGTGTTCCGAATGCCGTTGAGGTGTCTGTGCCACTGAAGCTTTATTGCAATGGTGATGGGGAGTGGATGGTTCCTGTAGGAGCCTGCACCTGTTCGGCTGGTTTTGAACCAGCAATGAAGGATACCCAATGTCAAg CCTGCAGCCCTGGCACCTTCAAGTCCAAACAGGGGGACGGCTTCTGCTTGCCCTGTCCAGCCAACAGTCGTGCCAGCTCGGGAGCAGCCAGCGTTTGCTCCTGTCGTAATGGTTTCTACCGATCAGACACAGACTCTCCGGACACCCCCTGTACCA CTGTTCCCTCCGCGCCACGAAGTGTCATCTCCAGTGTGAATGAAACGTCGCTTGTGCTAGAATGGAGTGAGCCACGGGAATTGGGTGGCCGCGACGACATCTTCTACAATGTCATCTGTAAGAAGTGTCTGCCCGAGCGGGGGATGTGCTCCCGTTGTGACGACAATGTCGACATCTCGCCTCGCCACCTGGGCCTGACCCAGCGCCGCGTGGCTGTCCGCAACCTGCAAGCCCACACACAATACAGCTTCGAGATCCAGGCGGTCAACGGCGTTTCCCACAAGAGCCCTTACACACCTCATTTCTCTTCAGTGAATATCACTACAAATCAGGCTG CTCCATCTGCAGTACCCACGGTTCACCTGATGGTGGCCACAGCAAGCACAATGAGTCTGTCCTGGCTGCCTCCAGAGAAACCAAATGGAATCATTCTAGATTATGAGATTAAGTACCATGAGAAGGTAAGCAGCAAT GATCAAGGTGAGGCCATTGCCCATACCATGACTGCCCAGCGGAGCAATGCACGTATTGAAGGTCTGAAGGCTGGTACGCCTTATGTGGTTCAAGTTCGGGCCCGAACAGTGGCCGGTTATGGACGCTACAGCAGCCCAGCTGACTTCGGCACCAACTTGCAAA GTGACCCTCCGAAGTCATGGCAGGAGCAGTTGCCACTAATCGTGGGATCAATCACCGCCACTTTGGTCTTCATCATTGCAGTCGTGGTCATTGCAATCGTATGCCTCAG aaagcagagaaatggtTCGGAGTCGGAGTACACAGAGAAACTGCAGCAGTACA TAACGCCGGGAATGAAAGTCTACATTGACCCCTTCACCTATGAGGACCCCAACGAAGCTGTTCGCGAGTTTGCCAAGGAGATCGATGTCTCCTGTGTGAAGATCGAGGAGGTCATCGGCGCAG GAGAGTTTGGGGAGGTATGTCGTGGTCGCCTCAAGCTGCCTGGGCGCCGGGAGATCATTGTTGCAATCAAAACACTGAAGGTGGGCTACACTGACCGCCAAAGAAGAGACTTCCTGTCCGAGGCTTCCATCATGGGCCAGTTTGACCACCCCAACATCATCCGCCTGGAAGGTGTAGTCACCAAGAGTCGGCCAGTGATGATTGTGACTGAGTTTATGGAGAATGGGGCGCTGGACTCTTTCCTAAGG CTCAATGATGGACAGTTTACAGTGATCCAGCTGGTGGGCATGCTGCGTGGTATCGCAGCAGGCATGAAGTACTTGTCAGACATGAACTATGTGCACAGAGACTTGGCTGCTCGTAACATCCTGGTCAACAGTAATCTGGTGTGTAAGGTGTCTGACTTTGGACTTTCTCGCTTCCTCGAGGATGATGCCACGGACCCCACCTACACGAGCTCACTG TATTTCATGCTCACCTACTCATTCGCATATCCACAGGGAGGGAAGATTCCCATTCGCTGGACAGCTCCAGAGGCAATTGCTTACAGGAAGTTCACCTCGGCCAGTGACGTGTGGAGCTACGGAATTGTCATGTGGGAAGTGATGTCGTATGGCGAACGGCCGTACTGGGACATGAGCAATCAAGAT GTGATAAATGCCGTGGAGCAGGACTATCGACTGCCCCCACCCATGGACTGCCCCACAGCACTGCACCAGCTCATGTTGGACTGCTGGGTAAAAGAGAGGAACCTGCGACCCAAATTCACCCAGATTGTGGCCACACTGGATAAGCTTATCCGCAATGCTGCCAGCCTCAAGGTGGTCACTAACAGCGCACAGTCCACTGG GGTGTCCCAGCCCTTGCTTGACCGCTGCATCCCAGACTATACCACTTTCACCACTGTGGGGGACTGGCTGGATGCCATCAAGATGAGCCGCTACCGTGACAACTTTGTCAATGCTGGATTTGCTTCCTTTGACCTGGTGGCCCAGATGAcagcaga GGACTTGCTGCGGATAGGGGTGACACTGGCTGGCCATCAAAAGAAGATTCTTGGTAGCATTCAGGACATGAGACTACAGATGAACCAAACTCTTCCTGTCCAGGTGTGA